One genomic window of Parasteatoda tepidariorum isolate YZ-2023 chromosome 9, CAS_Ptep_4.0, whole genome shotgun sequence includes the following:
- the LOC107437795 gene encoding zinc finger protein 614, translating into MIAWKQSLKSEGASHIKEKSYICGRCRNYFSPEDNVIVHDLIPTVTILDTFNMVNKGFITKQYLATRKPAVEDETSEASYASNEYITSQTVFSKQNFYPCSLCTKSFKQQRLLTAHYLAHTFEVRPPSSPEFSYFCSICKQVYSRYRFLLLHMHEAHNGCRFPYICSICNVHVTPYTTHIHYSKSV; encoded by the coding sequence ATGATAGCATGGAAACAGAGTCTAAAATCTGAAGGTGCCTCTCATATTAAAGAAAAGTCTTATATTTGCGGTCGatgcagaaattatttttcccctGAAGATAATGTAATTGTCCATGATCTTATTCCCACAGTCACGATACTGGATACTTTTAACATGGTTAACAAAGGTTTTATTACTAAACAGTATTTAGCGACTCGCAAACCTGCTGTGGAAGATGAAACATCTGAAGCGAGTTATGCTTCCAATGAATACATCACTTCTCAGACAGTTTTTagcaaacagaatttttatccATGTAGTTTGTGCaccaaaagttttaaacaacaGAGGCTCTTAACAGCTCACTATCTAGCTCATACCTTTGAAGTTAGGCCTCCCTCTTCCCCAGAATTCTCTTATTTTTGCAGCATATGTAAACAGGTCTATTCACGATATAGGTTTCTTTTGTTGCATATGCATGAGGCTCATAACGGTTGTAGATTTCCCTATATTTGCAGCATATGCAATGTGCATGTGACTCCATATACTACTCATATACATTATTCTAAATCTGTTTAG